In Eretmochelys imbricata isolate rEreImb1 chromosome 14, rEreImb1.hap1, whole genome shotgun sequence, a genomic segment contains:
- the AIF1 gene encoding LOW QUALITY PROTEIN: allograft inflammatory factor 1 (The sequence of the model RefSeq protein was modified relative to this genomic sequence to represent the inferred CDS: deleted 1 base in 1 codon) has protein sequence MSSQQNLQGGKAFGELKAQQEKVLDSLNKEFLDDPKYSTDEDLPEKLEAFKKKYMEFDLNGNGDIDIMALKRMLEKLGAAKTHLELKKMITEVTGGLGETIGYRDFVHMMLGKRSAIFKLILMYEDKAKEKEEKPAGPPAKRAIADLP, from the exons ATGAGCTCCCAGCAGAATCTACAAG GGGGGAAGGCCTTCGGGGAGCTGAAGGCCCAGCAGGAGAAGGTTCTGGACTCTCTCAATAAG gaaTTCCTGGACGACCCCAAATACAGCACAGACGAAGACCTGCCGGAGAAGCTGGAGGCCTTCAAGA AGAAATACATGGAGTTCGACCTCAATGGGAACGGGGACATCG ACATCATGGCTCTGAAGCGGATGCTGGAAAAGCTG GGGGCGGCCAAGACCCACCTGGAGCTGAAGAAAATGATCACGGAGGTGACGGGCGGCCTGGGCGAGACCATCGGGTACCGGGACTTCGTCCACATGATGCTGGGCAAGCGCTCGGCCATCTTCAAACT GATCCTGATGTACGAAGACAAAGCcaaggagaaagaggagaagccGGCCGGACCCCCCGCCAAGAGGGCCATCGCTGACCTCCCCTAG
- the LOC144274190 gene encoding natural cytotoxicity triggering receptor 3-like has protein sequence MAECCPLAVGSWAQGLWVSQPSSVQGTEGSSVTLPCTYNSTQKPRLGSYTWVKEVAGTRLELSNETQEFRGRVSRARDRSFLRERRANVELRDLRPYDTGTYRCLVKIPTVGAGAGNGTWLQVLKPDRREVGPQTEAPVQAPAPELSYAELRVKLGWRPAPAGEIVTYAAIGGSLQG, from the exons ATGGCTGAGTGTTGTCCACTGGCCGTGG GTTCCTGGGCACAGGGCCTGTGggtctcccagcccagctccgtgCAGGGCACCGAGGGCAGCTCCGTCACCCTGCCCTGCACCTACAACAGCACCCAGAAGCCCAGGCTGGGCAGCTACACCTGGGTGAAGGAGGTGGCGGGCACCCGGCTGGAGCTGAGCAACGAGACCCAGGAGTTCAGGGGCCGGGTGAGCCGGGCCCGGGACCGGAGCTTCCTGCGGGAGAGGAGAGCCAACGTGGAGCTGCGGGACCTGAGACCCTACGACACCGGGACCTACCGCTGCCTGGTGAAGATCCCCACCgtgggagcgggggcggggaatgggacaTGGCTCCAGGTGCTGAAACCGG ACCGGAGAGAAGTAGGACCCCAGACGGAAGCCCCAGTGCAG GCCCCGGCCCCAGAGCTGAGCTACGCCGAGCTGAGGGTGAAGCTGGGTTGGCGCCCGGCACCCGCGGGCGAAATCGTCACGTACGCCGCCATCGGGGGCAGCCTCCAGGGCTAg
- the LST1 gene encoding leukocyte-specific transcript 1 protein codes for MGGNGKDCCIPVWGVAAMAGAGFVMLVVILVLSVCLCRARRRAKKLEAWKGSAELEPPDVHYASLQNLGLARVGEQQPETPGSHQTDYATVAELKGLGEECGEGAGQPDGGTDPGELVREPQEGVAAN; via the exons ATGGGAGGGAATG GTAAAGACTGCTGCATCCCAGTCTGGGGAGTCGCCGCCATGGCAGGCGCGGGGTTTGTCATGCTGGTTGTGATCCTGGTGCTGTCCGTCTGCCTCTGCCGGGCCCGGAGACGAG CAAAGAAGCTGGAGGCTTGGAAG GGCAGCGCTGAGCTGGAGCCGCCCGACGTGCATTACGCCTCTCTGCAGAATTTGGGTTTAGCCCGGGTCGGGGAGCAGCAGCCGGAGACCCCCGGTTCCCACCAGACGGACTACGCCACCGTGGCCGAActgaaggggctgggggaggagtgtGGGGAAGGGGCCGGCCAGCCGGACGGGGGCACGGATCCCGGGGAGCTTGTGCGGGAACCCCAGGAAGGGGTGGCTGCCAACTGA
- the LOC144274388 gene encoding natural cytotoxicity triggering receptor 3-like produces the protein MTPGPLLWTLALIAGCRAQGLWVSQPSSVQGTEGSSVTLPCAYNSTREPRLGSYTWVKEVAGARLELSNETQEFRGRVSRARDRSFLRERRADVELRDLRPYDAGTYRCLVKIPTVGAGAGNGTWLQVLKPARSVPMDVKPDRFVLLWLFLRGLICIFGLAAGAMGTSLFYQTKLSRRRQRRVRELQAKAQL, from the exons ATGACCCCGGGCCCCCTGCTCTGGACGCTGGCCCTGATTGCAG GCTGCCGGGCGCAGGGCCTGTGggtctcccagcccagctccgtgCAGGGCACCGAGGGCAGCTCCGTCACCCTGCCCTGCGCCTACAACAGCACCCgggagcccaggctgggcagCTACACCTGGGTGAAGGAGGTGGCGGGCGCCCGGCTGGAGCTGAGCAACGAGACCCAGGAGTTCAGGGGCCGGGTGAGCCGGGCCCGGGACCGGAGCTTCCTGCGGGAGAGGAGAGCCGACGTGGAGCTGCGGGACCTGAGACCCTACGATGCCGGGACCTACCGCTGCCTGGTGAAGATCCCCACCgtgggagcgggggcggggaacGGGACGTGGCTCCAGGTGCTGAAACCGG CCCGTTCAGTGCCCATGGACGTGAAACCCGACCGATTTGTCCTCTTGTGGCTTTTCCTGCGTGGCCTGATCTGCATCTTCGGCCTCGCTGCCGGTGCCATGGGCACCAGCCTGTTCTACCAGACGAAAC TGTCCCGGAGGAGACAGAGACGAGTCAGGGAGCTTCAGGCCAAAGCCCAGCTGTGA